Within the Eucalyptus grandis isolate ANBG69807.140 chromosome 1, ASM1654582v1, whole genome shotgun sequence genome, the region CCATTCAGCTGTgtctgacattttttttttttttttggccaactgGTGAACGTGTGAACCTTAGTTCACGTAACCTGTGATGTTAAGCCAAGTGACAAATTGCTGGACGAGTCTCCTTTTTGCACTTCCATTCTCTATTACACAGTTGTTTTTCTGTGCATACTAGGAGAGTTGGGATCATGGAGGCTTATATTGTTACTGAATGTCACAGGTTAAATATATAACATCTCATTTCATTGCAGTTTTAGTTTCCAATTCTCGTATTAATGCTATTACAAGGAGGCTTCCTTCCATCTAGATGTTGACAGgagctttcttttttctgcaaACATAACTTTGCTTCAGCTACGCAGTTTGCAGAAAGATTATTGTCAAATGAGATTATTTTACAGagttccttttcattttcttaatgtgGTCAGTTTTagcaatgctctcacaaatcGTTTAATGAGCCTAATTCTGTGTCGCAAATCTTTAGACGGTTGTAAATGACAAAATTGGGGTTTGTCTTCAGTGAAGCGTACTAATACAACTCTGAAAGGGTTGAAGGGAAGTTCCTACATCATCATTCTTTCTCCACTCTGCTTGTCTTATTTGCTTTGTCTaatcaatttctccaatttGTTTGTGCTTATTGGGTTCTCCAATAGCCCAAGCATTTGTTGAAGGCTGACTTGTTCACTCTGAACTTTAAATCATTAGAGACCTTATCTGTGCCTACATTCAGCAATAGTGCATTGAAATTAAACATTGTTTCTAGTTCCTATCAaacttcttgtttcttcttttctgaaGAAGCTTCACAAGACACTGTTGCAAATTCTTCTTTTGGTCTGACTGGTGTAGCTTCATTCTTAGCATGTAGGTTGAAGGTGGTAGTTGAaacttctctttttaatttaagcgttctgttttctttttctcatcatcaTGTGCTTGGTTGTTGGTTTACGTCTGAACTCTCGAGATCTTCTCACTAGCTCCATGCTTTTGGTACTTTAATAGGTTGGCAGATGACTGCTGGCTTGAagtggcctctctctctctctctctctctctctccgtgtgTTCTGTATCTGCTAATCATCAGCTAATATGTAGTAATTTTACTTTAACTTGTAATCGCAGTATGGCGGCAGCTTTTGGTTCTGGCGCCATGTTTTCATTGGTGAGTGGCATGGGTGGCCCAAACCAGGCAGTAAATGCTGTTTCTTCAGGACTCTTTTTTGCTCTTGTCCAGGGTGGACTATTTAAGGTGAGTTATTAATTTAAGCTTTGCAGTTGTGAGTAGCAGAGTTCTGGTCTGAGTTTCACCCCAAATTATCGCACATAATCAAACTGGGGATCTTGTACATTTTCGATTTGACTTAAAAAGAATGGATGATATGGTAAAGATTAGGACCCAGTGTTTCTTCTCAAAGGAGAATCGAGAGTATAAAAGTTTCGAAGGGATTTTACCCGTATGAAACTCACCATTTGAGCGTGGTTGTTTATGTGATGATGCCATTGTGGAGCAGTCTAATGCTTGGTAAATCTATGTGGGCCTCTGCAGTTTGGGCAAAAGTTCTCCCAACCACCAGAGGAAGATATGCACTATGTTAGAACAAGAAACATGTTGACAAGGCTGGGTCTTCAGACATATGAGAAGAATTTCAAGAAAGGCCTTTTGACAGACAACACTTTGCCTCTGCTTAACGATAGGCAAGTTTTGGTTAATTTCTTTCCGCATGCACTTGTGCGCATAAAAGATTCGTTGGACATTAATGCCTGGGAAGTTCATCGTTAATTATCTTCTAAAGCACATTTCTCATCTTACGATGACTCTGGACTGTCGCTTTTGCAGTGCCCTTAGCGATGTGAAAATTCCTCCTGGACCGAGGCTACTCATTCTCGACCACATTCAGAGGTACGATCCATGACGCATTTCAACTGTTCGTTTCCTTTGTGATCTACGTATCCTTTAATGGGGACATCAAATCATTTGCTTCCAGAGATCCGGAGCTGAAAAGAACGAGAAAGCGATAGATGCAGTTGGTTTGGCGGCGTCAGAAATTATTTGCCAGTTTAGAAACACTTGTACGAGTGTAATTTTGCCACTAACTTTGCTTTAAAATGTCGGTCGGTTAAATCAAATTGCTGATCATCTTGAGATGCAAATGCCGAATGCAATTTATTTCCAATGAGTGCGATGTTTTTGGCTCTCTTCGGTTAgtcttcaagaaatgcagcttcaTCTTTGAACTTTCAATACGCATTGACGGGCTGGAGTCCAAGCTTCCAGCATCTAGAAGGGAAAATGTCATCAGCAATCCTTAAACTTTTTCGTAATGTGCAATCTTGTCCCTAGActtctaatttgttcaatttgattctgaattatcgataaatgtccgatttagtccttgactatttgaaaattgatcaatttcgTCGTTCCGTTAGTTAAAGTTAATGgaacttaatatttttttttttcttttttttcttcttttctcttccctccgccggctaTGGTGGAGCCAGCGGAGGGAAGCTGGCGTTCGGCGAAGGTCGCCCTCGCTTGGGCTGGCTAGGGCGGCCCTCGTCGGTGTTGGTGAGGGCCTCCCTTGCTGGCCCAGGCgaaggatagagagagagaatccgaCATTGCTGTTGCTGCTCCTcctgttcttttctttgcaCCCGCAGTCCGCTCCAGCAGCGACAGCTAAGTCCTTACGAATCGCAGCGCCTTCCTTCCGGGTTTCTCTCGTCTTTGGGTCTCGATCGACTTCAGAGGTGGGAGACGCGGTTTCGGTGAAGTGGGTGTTGTTCGAGACgaggaaggaggggaggagaaGATGCATATGCAAGAGAGTGGAGAAGATGGAGTGGCACGCTTGCCTCGACGAGTACGAGAAGCTCTTGTTCCGGATGAACACCCCGAGGTTCGTTTCCGGATTCGTGTCCTCCTCGTCCCCTCAAATTCGCAGAGGAGCTCTTTGGCTCTCTGCTTTTTTATTCCCCTCGTTCgggattgattgattttggcCGAGGGCGGCCCTAGTCAGCCCAGGGTTGCTCTTCCCTCCACCAgtagagggaagagagaagaagaataaaaaaagaaaaaaagaagaaggaaaaaccgTCATCACTTAAACAATTTAAATAGAATGACTAAATCGAATATTTGTTAATAGTTCatgaatcaaattgaacaaatcgaaagttcaatgatgaaattgaatattaaataaaaCTCCAGAGATCATTTGTGAAAATTTCCCACTTGTGAAAATTTCCCACTTTAGAATCTTGATGGGAATCAAAATACAGAGACAGAAGGGTGCGTTTGGTCGACATGATGGCCCACTTGTGAAATTTCCCACTTTAGAATCTTGATGGGAATCAAAATACAGAGACGGAAGGGTGCGTTTGGTCGACATGATGGCGCCCCTCATATTTTTGGCTTAGTCAGGACTGACCGAACCCTTTGCGGTTCAGTTTTCGGTTCAGTTTTCGTCATCACCATCCATCATGTACCCTCGCCCGTGGGGACTAATCTCTCGAACAATTCATTCGCATTTCGAGTCGGCGGCGCATTTCCATCGACCCATTTCGGGGTTTAGCCGTCGTGTACCCTCGCCCGTGAGGACTAATCTCTCCAACGATTCATTTGCATTTCGAGTCGGCGTATTTCCATCGACCCATTTCGGGGTTTAGCCGTCGAAGGTCCAGCAAGGAGCGTTTCGACGATTGGGAATTTAGTGGTTTGCAGGGTGCATGAAATTTGCAACCTTATGAATAAgccaaaagaaacagaaacgtgAACGGGGAATTGGATTTGCTCTctcaaaatcaaaacttttcGTCATTGAAGAAATCTACTAATCTCACTACGTCCGAGATCTTTCTATTACATCTCAACCGCGGAGCCCTAAAATCTAGCTTACAATTGACAAGGATGGACGACAAGCCCCGACGACTCGCCGCCCGATTCTACGTATACATTTTCGATCACGTCTCCTACGGAAAGGCGAGGATGCGTTAGGAAAATTTGTACGGAAAGGACGGGCCGCGTTCACGCCTGGGGAAGAACGGAGGCGACCTGGAGGATCTTCCGGGCCTGCGCGAGCTGGTCCGCGAGGCTGAGGATGCGGGCGTGGTAGGCGCGGGCCTGGAGGACGGCctcggcctcgagctcgccgagctGGAAGCAGAGcctctcctccccctcctccgcCACCCGCAGCCTCTCCGCGGTCCTCCGCAGCTCCTCCCTCGCGGCCTCCTCCCGCGCCCGGCTCTCCCTCAGCTCCCTCTCCAGCTCCTCGTTCCTCCGCCTCAGCTTCTCctgctcgccgccgccgccgccgcccgccgacAGCGCGGCGCTCGCCGCCCGCGCCAGGGCCTGCCTCGCCAGGGGATCCGACGCCGCCATTGCCGGAGCCATTGCAAATTaacgcactctctctctctcgaacgaCCGAAAGGACGGAAATGGATGGTGAGTTGATCGGTTGGTAGGATGCGGAAGCTACGAACGCGGAGGGGCATTCTTTATAGGCCTGATTCGGAGGTGTCCAGGTTCAATGAATCCGACCAAGGTACGAGAAATGATTTGCTTACGTATGTGCTTGGCTAATTTCGGTTAGATTCTATGGTGGAGGACGACGCCTCGTGGTTCCTTCGTACCCTTATCGACGTTGCGACGCACCTCAACCGTCGAGATCTGTTGGACGACCGAAATCTAATGCTCTccatttttatgtttatattacgttccaattaatgaaaatttcagGAATcgattaaaaaagtaaaaataaaagtttcaggAGGCAAGGTACATTTTATGTTATAATTCGTTGTCTTTCTTGCGATCGAggaatagaatcaatcaaattatccaataaaacaggaaaaaaagaaaaacaattgtgAAACCATTATCAGCgaaatctttttttaaagtttcatAACCATGATTTGACTTCTTGGCTACGGATCAGTCTATTTAGTCCTATCGCTCCTCTTGTGTTCTTAAACTCGATCCCATCTAATACATGTTTTGTAAAAAGTTccttgatgtttttttttttttttttttcaaattttattttatatgtctAGATTGATgatgtttaatttaatcaaattactattattattttttcctttgaaacACATATTTAGAACATGTGCCAATTGCTCATCTTGATGCAAAATCCATCATTTCGTCCCATGTTgagacacacacacatattcATAACACAAACATGGGATCTTCATTTATAACTAGAGTTGAAAGTAGACTCGACATGAGTTTCATATTCAAATGATGATTTGGACGATGCATTGTCATTCTTTAGACTTCCCGTTccttaatttccttttccttttgatttctCAAATTACCGTGCATTGTGCAATTCCGGAGGTGAGAAGCTAAAAAAGACGAGGCACGTTTCGCTCTCCATTTCCCGCGGGCACCAACATCTTAGAACTATggttatgaaatgaaaataattcGGGAAAAGAGATTGAGAAGTCGATCGGTGAAGCCAATGATTTCTTCGTTTGCCCCTCTTCCTTTTTCCGCCATGCCCGCTTTTTGGTAAAagattaacaaagaaaaaaagaaaaaaaggtcgGTAGACAATT harbors:
- the LOC108959180 gene encoding protein RESPONSE TO LOW SULFUR 3-like, giving the protein MAPAMAASDPLARQALARAASAALSAGGGGGGEQEKLRRRNEELERELRESRAREEAAREELRRTAERLRVAEEGEERLCFQLGELEAEAVLQARAYHARILSLADQLAQARKILQVASVLPQA